From Thermoflavifilum aggregans, a single genomic window includes:
- a CDS encoding M16 family metallopeptidase: MLIHTLRKFRRHRNSALLLVLGLLIICLFHPQQARAQQHVIHFEKYQLPNGLTVILHRDTTVPVVAVTMMYHVGSKNETPGLTGFAHFFEHLMFEGSKYIPRKLFEKYITNAGGSYNANTTQDRTFFYEVLPSNQLALGLWLESERLLHLKIDSIGVNTQREVVKEEKRLRVDNQPYGTIFIEVLKRAFSGPYHWSPIGSMDDINRAQLGQFLQFYHTYYVPNNAILSIAGNIEIDSTKKLIQAYFGSIPKGKTPIPRPDPNEPPLTHEIKDTIYDHIQLPAVIEAYRMPKETSPEYYAAQVLATALSGGPSSRLNTVVKDQKQLALAVASIPYFNEDAGLLINYAIANMHVNPDSLQQAMDEEVHKLTTQLLPEKEFEKIMNQIQTNVVTSNSTMLGIAESLANYQMFFGDANLINTELQKYQQVTREDVLQVAKKYLRPDNRVVLYYLPISQKQAVGE, from the coding sequence ATGCTGATTCACACATTACGCAAATTTCGAAGGCATAGGAATTCAGCCTTGTTGCTGGTGCTTGGCCTGCTCATCATATGCCTGTTTCATCCGCAACAGGCTAGAGCTCAGCAACACGTGATCCATTTTGAAAAATATCAGTTGCCCAACGGACTCACCGTAATTCTGCACCGCGATACCACTGTACCCGTTGTGGCAGTCACAATGATGTATCATGTAGGTTCAAAAAATGAAACACCCGGTCTAACCGGATTCGCTCATTTTTTTGAACACCTGATGTTTGAAGGATCCAAATACATTCCCCGCAAATTATTTGAGAAATACATCACCAATGCCGGCGGCAGCTACAACGCCAATACCACGCAGGATCGCACGTTTTTCTATGAAGTGCTCCCTTCCAATCAGCTGGCTCTTGGTCTCTGGCTGGAAAGTGAAAGATTGCTGCACCTGAAAATTGATAGCATCGGGGTGAATACCCAACGCGAAGTGGTAAAAGAAGAAAAACGCCTGCGGGTAGATAATCAACCTTATGGCACCATTTTCATTGAAGTATTGAAACGCGCTTTCAGTGGACCTTATCACTGGTCGCCCATTGGTTCTATGGACGATATCAACCGGGCGCAATTGGGACAATTCCTGCAATTTTATCACACCTATTATGTGCCCAACAATGCGATTCTTTCCATTGCAGGCAATATTGAAATTGACAGCACCAAAAAATTAATCCAGGCTTATTTTGGTTCTATTCCGAAAGGCAAAACTCCCATTCCACGTCCCGATCCGAATGAACCACCGCTGACACATGAAATCAAAGATACCATCTATGATCACATTCAACTGCCTGCCGTCATAGAAGCTTATCGCATGCCAAAAGAAACCTCACCTGAATATTACGCAGCACAGGTGCTGGCTACGGCCCTTTCGGGCGGGCCTTCATCCCGATTGAATACTGTGGTAAAAGATCAGAAACAACTCGCCCTTGCTGTTGCATCTATTCCCTATTTCAATGAAGATGCCGGTTTGCTGATCAACTATGCAATTGCGAACATGCATGTAAATCCTGACAGCCTGCAACAGGCTATGGATGAAGAAGTGCATAAACTAACCACACAACTGCTTCCGGAAAAGGAATTTGAAAAAATCATGAATCAGATCCAAACGAATGTGGTAACCAGCAATAGCACCATGCTGGGTATTGCAGAAAGTCTGGCCAACTATCAGATGTTTTTTGGCGATGCAAACCTGATCAATACTGAACTGCAAAAATACCAGCAGGTAACACGCGAAGATGTATTGCAGGTTGCCAAAAAATATTTGAGACCGGATAATCGGGTAGTGCTCTATTATTTGCCAATATCACAAAAACAAGCTGTAGGCGAATAA
- a CDS encoding dipeptide epimerase, whose protein sequence is MIIRDLQIRKENLGLKRPYTIAYKTVDHVENVVVTLMLQNGIMGWGAANPSKYVVGEDVDDTWNVLTHADQARELLIGSDIRRLGELLNRVHQAFRGHAGALAALDIALHDAFCQTLGIPLIQWLGQTHEKMLTSVTIGIKSVDETLAEAEEYLGLGFRCLKVKLGHSWEEDAARIAKLRERWKDLPIRVDANQGYDTEALLKFYQQIKDYHIELIEQPLPAHAIDAYKRLPEELRQMIAIDESLITPGDAYQLSLPPAAGGIFNIKLMKCGGIREALYIATIARQAGTKLMWGCNDESIISISAALHTALSCPHTQYLDLDGSFDLARDVVAGGFWLQDGYLMPVTDKPGLGLQPLS, encoded by the coding sequence ATGATTATCCGCGACCTGCAAATCCGCAAAGAAAATCTGGGGCTTAAACGCCCCTACACCATCGCTTACAAAACGGTGGATCATGTGGAAAATGTAGTGGTTACACTCATGTTGCAAAACGGCATCATGGGATGGGGAGCAGCCAATCCAAGCAAATATGTGGTGGGAGAAGATGTAGATGATACTTGGAACGTGCTTACCCATGCCGATCAGGCGCGGGAACTGCTCATCGGCTCGGATATCCGTCGGCTGGGTGAATTGCTGAACCGCGTGCATCAAGCATTTCGGGGACATGCAGGAGCTTTGGCTGCCCTGGATATTGCCCTGCATGATGCTTTTTGCCAGACTCTGGGCATACCGCTGATACAATGGCTGGGCCAGACACATGAAAAAATGCTGACGTCCGTTACCATTGGCATTAAATCCGTTGATGAAACATTGGCCGAGGCCGAAGAATACCTGGGTTTGGGATTCCGTTGCTTGAAAGTAAAACTGGGACATTCCTGGGAGGAAGATGCAGCCCGTATCGCGAAATTACGCGAACGCTGGAAAGACCTGCCCATTCGCGTAGATGCCAATCAGGGTTATGATACAGAGGCTTTGCTTAAATTTTATCAGCAGATCAAAGATTATCACATAGAGCTGATTGAGCAGCCTCTGCCAGCCCATGCCATCGATGCCTACAAGCGATTACCTGAAGAGCTGAGACAAATGATTGCCATTGACGAATCACTGATCACACCGGGTGATGCTTATCAGCTAAGCCTTCCACCTGCTGCGGGAGGCATTTTCAACATCAAACTGATGAAATGCGGGGGCATACGCGAGGCCCTGTATATTGCTACCATTGCCCGTCAGGCAGGAACGAAACTGATGTGGGGTTGCAACGATGAAAGCATCATCAGCATCAGCGCTGCCCTGCATACGGCCCTCTCCTGCCCTCATACACAATATCTGGATCTGGATGGGAGTTTTGATCTGGCAAGGGATGTGGTTGCAGGTGGATTTTGGTTACAGGATGGATATCTGATGCCTGTAACGGATAAACCCGGTTTGGGATTGCAACCGCTTTCGTAG
- a CDS encoding phytanoyl-CoA dioxygenase family protein has product MEPNQKFVYTDAGVTAEHLQFFDTFGFIHYKRFFTPEQIQRAIQAVEELEAQWIAEKKDKIFGTPIKYGKDENGRTVIHRFAFASLHHPYLHEMLQDPRIQELKKFLGDVPDARVAENEKDGLVINHYINTGESEFTKLGWHTDGLRDLVLNFKLYPMLNVGIYLDDSPVEKGGLRVLPGTHKQGLYQMMFRKKYFVDNTPDPDELIIEAEAGDLTVHSGRIWHRVALATVQGAASRRRVMYFPIISGKYSPKSHRSPTPIYHRFLRMIK; this is encoded by the coding sequence ATGGAGCCGAATCAAAAATTCGTCTACACCGATGCGGGTGTAACTGCAGAACATCTGCAGTTTTTTGATACATTTGGTTTCATTCACTACAAACGTTTTTTCACACCCGAACAAATACAGCGCGCCATTCAAGCGGTTGAAGAACTGGAAGCACAATGGATCGCAGAGAAAAAGGACAAAATCTTTGGCACGCCGATCAAATACGGCAAGGATGAGAATGGACGTACTGTCATTCATCGGTTTGCTTTTGCTTCCCTGCATCATCCTTACCTGCACGAGATGCTGCAGGATCCGCGTATCCAGGAGCTTAAAAAATTTCTGGGTGATGTGCCAGATGCACGTGTAGCTGAAAATGAAAAAGATGGGCTTGTGATCAATCATTACATCAATACCGGTGAAAGTGAATTCACGAAACTGGGATGGCATACGGATGGCTTACGTGATCTGGTATTAAATTTCAAATTGTATCCCATGTTAAATGTGGGCATTTATTTGGACGATTCACCAGTGGAAAAGGGTGGTCTGCGTGTGCTGCCCGGCACACATAAACAAGGGCTTTATCAAATGATGTTTCGCAAAAAATATTTCGTAGATAACACGCCCGATCCGGATGAGCTGATCATTGAAGCGGAAGCTGGTGATCTCACGGTTCATTCCGGGCGCATCTGGCACAGGGTAGCATTGGCAACGGTGCAGGGTGCTGCCAGTCGCCGGCGGGTGATGTATTTCCCCATCATCAGCGGAAAATACAGTCCCAAATCCCATCGGAGTCCGACTCCCATCTATCATCGCTTTTTGCGCATGATTAAATAG
- a CDS encoding SDR family NAD(P)-dependent oxidoreductase: MRYALVTGASSGIGKEIARCLAQRNWNLLLVARNEEILAQTSSELHQQYQVDVRYLPADLSESAEVDKLIQWVRHQQTPLGVLVNNAGYGVWGSFDTLSWQAQQQMLQVNVMALLQITHSLLPLLQADKEPAYILQVGSLAGYLPLPYFNLYAASKALVNSFTRALAYELRSQNIYVTLLAPGAVATRFNERAGLNDIPAAQRYAHPADMVARAAVDGLFKRKAVVMPGFSNRLMARLVSCLPKSWSMAVAARIYKPQ; encoded by the coding sequence ATGAGATATGCATTGGTAACCGGTGCCAGCAGTGGCATTGGAAAAGAAATAGCACGTTGCCTGGCACAGCGGAACTGGAATCTGCTGCTGGTTGCGCGCAATGAAGAAATACTGGCTCAAACATCCTCTGAATTGCACCAGCAATACCAAGTGGATGTCCGCTATCTGCCGGCTGACTTGTCGGAATCTGCAGAAGTAGATAAGCTCATTCAGTGGGTGCGCCATCAGCAAACACCCCTGGGCGTGCTGGTTAACAACGCCGGTTATGGCGTATGGGGATCCTTTGATACGCTTAGCTGGCAAGCACAGCAACAAATGCTCCAAGTAAATGTGATGGCATTGCTGCAAATCACCCATAGCTTGCTACCCCTGCTGCAGGCTGACAAAGAACCGGCTTACATTCTCCAGGTGGGAAGTCTGGCCGGCTACCTGCCACTGCCCTATTTTAACCTGTATGCTGCTTCCAAAGCATTGGTGAATTCTTTCACAAGAGCTCTGGCTTATGAGCTGCGCAGCCAAAACATCTATGTAACCTTGCTGGCACCGGGAGCTGTTGCAACCCGCTTCAATGAACGGGCCGGCCTCAATGATATACCCGCAGCACAACGATATGCTCATCCTGCTGATATGGTGGCCAGGGCCGCTGTAGATGGGCTTTTTAAAAGGAAAGCCGTGGTAATGCCCGGCTTTTCAAACCGACTTATGGCAAGGCTGGTGAGTTGCCTGCCTAAAAGCTGGTCAATGGCTGTCGCTGCGCGGATCTATAAACCGCAATAA
- a CDS encoding nucleoside recognition domain-containing protein translates to MALNIVWIAFFLIAFVVALYKLIVLGDTHIFQDMVNSTFDAAKTAADISLGLIGIMTLWLGIMKIGERGGVVQAFSRLVRPVFSRLFPEIPPDHPAGGSILMNFSANMLGLDNAATPLGLKAMKELQELNTEKDTASNAMIMFLVLNASSLTLLPISIMAYRSQVKIPAANPADVFLPILLATFFSTLTGLVSVAIYQRINLFQKALLLPLGGLTLVIGALLYFFSQLPAAEVNTISEVLSNFLLFSVIIAFIVLAMIRKVNVYTAFIDGAVEGFQIAIKIIPYLVAILVAVAVFRVSGCMDYLIQGIAAVFHALGVNTDFVPALPVALMKPLSGSGARGLMVEIMNQYGADSFPGRVACVIQGSTETTFYVLAVYFGSVNIKKTRYTLQCALLAELVGIVAAIIIAYIFFHHS, encoded by the coding sequence ATGGCATTGAATATCGTCTGGATTGCCTTTTTTCTGATTGCTTTCGTGGTTGCTTTGTACAAGCTCATCGTGCTGGGCGATACCCATATTTTTCAGGATATGGTCAACAGCACGTTTGATGCGGCCAAAACCGCAGCCGATATTTCGCTTGGCCTGATTGGAATTATGACTTTGTGGCTGGGCATCATGAAAATCGGCGAACGGGGCGGAGTGGTTCAGGCCTTTTCCAGGCTCGTGAGGCCAGTATTTTCCAGACTTTTCCCTGAAATTCCGCCCGATCATCCGGCCGGTGGTTCTATTCTGATGAATTTTTCAGCCAATATGCTGGGACTCGACAATGCAGCTACACCCCTCGGCCTCAAAGCCATGAAAGAACTCCAGGAATTGAACACCGAAAAAGATACCGCATCCAATGCCATGATCATGTTTCTGGTGCTGAACGCTTCCAGCCTAACCCTGCTGCCCATCAGCATTATGGCTTATCGCTCCCAGGTTAAGATTCCGGCTGCCAATCCGGCTGATGTATTTTTACCCATTTTGCTGGCTACTTTTTTTTCTACGTTGACCGGACTCGTGTCAGTGGCCATTTATCAGCGTATCAACCTGTTTCAGAAAGCTTTGCTACTGCCACTGGGCGGACTTACGCTGGTCATTGGCGCTTTGCTATATTTTTTCTCGCAATTGCCCGCAGCAGAAGTAAACACTATCAGTGAGGTGCTTAGCAATTTTTTATTGTTTTCCGTGATTATAGCTTTTATTGTACTAGCCATGATCCGAAAGGTAAATGTGTACACTGCTTTTATTGATGGCGCGGTAGAAGGGTTTCAGATCGCTATCAAAATCATTCCCTATCTGGTAGCTATTCTGGTAGCAGTGGCCGTTTTCCGGGTTTCCGGATGTATGGATTACCTGATTCAGGGTATAGCAGCTGTGTTTCATGCACTGGGTGTAAATACGGATTTTGTACCTGCCTTGCCTGTGGCTCTGATGAAACCATTGAGCGGAAGCGGCGCCAGGGGACTGATGGTGGAAATCATGAACCAGTATGGGGCCGACTCTTTTCCGGGACGGGTAGCATGCGTCATCCAGGGATCCACCGAAACCACCTTTTATGTATTGGCTGTGTACTTCGGATCAGTAAACATCAAAAAAACGCGATATACCCTGCAATGCGCGCTGCTGGCTGAACTGGTAGGAATTGTGGCTGCCATCATCATCGCCTATATTTTCTTCCATCACAGCTAA
- a CDS encoding phosphatase PAP2-related protein produces the protein MEHLHPAADKVAHSRFERVKQTWKTAFRIPFFCWNGLLTLIAGMVLAYIAQLFFPYIQQRHGITLYDPLLQLIPAHDVSFLLFACLYVPMLVWLTMLIAYPRSLLQVMMSIIVLQTLRLITIWAIPLDPPQNCIILRDPLVYILAYHHLPVTRDLFFSGHTATMMVFYLASPKNKKHLLIIWMAAVILLLLIQHAHYSIDILAAILIAPAIWTWMEIYLSRGLNELPSWNK, from the coding sequence ATGGAACACTTGCATCCTGCTGCAGATAAAGTTGCTCATAGTAGGTTTGAACGGGTGAAACAAACTTGGAAAACAGCATTCCGGATTCCTTTCTTTTGCTGGAATGGGCTCCTGACGCTGATAGCCGGCATGGTGCTGGCTTATATTGCACAATTGTTTTTCCCCTACATTCAGCAGCGGCATGGTATTACACTCTATGATCCGCTGCTGCAGCTGATTCCGGCACATGACGTATCCTTTTTACTGTTTGCATGCCTGTATGTTCCCATGCTGGTATGGCTAACTATGCTTATTGCCTACCCGCGAAGCCTGCTTCAGGTAATGATGAGCATCATTGTGCTGCAAACCCTGCGCCTCATTACCATCTGGGCAATACCACTGGATCCGCCGCAGAACTGCATAATATTGCGCGACCCATTGGTTTATATCCTGGCCTATCATCATCTGCCTGTTACCCGTGATTTGTTTTTTTCCGGACATACAGCAACCATGATGGTATTTTATCTTGCCTCACCGAAAAACAAAAAACATTTGCTGATCATCTGGATGGCTGCAGTAATCCTGTTGCTGCTGATACAACATGCCCATTACAGCATCGATATCCTGGCCGCCATTCTTATCGCTCCTGCTATCTGGACTTGGATGGAAATATATCTTTCCCGTGGGTTAAACGAACTTCCCAGCTGGAATAAATGA
- a CDS encoding M16 family metallopeptidase translates to MQKVFVLFLFILFDVINAFAQVDRSHAPTPGPAPEIHIGTPDTFTLDNGLKVFVVENHKLPRVTATLILDHPPVREGEKAGYVSMAGQMLRRGTLDMNKQQLDDTIDFLGGNISTSSSSATAFSLSKNFPAMFAIFSDIVLHPSFDTTELEKLRKQTLSSLAQQKDNPNSILSNVTAALTYGKQHPYGEIETEQTVSRISREDLVHYYQTYWRPNTGYLAFVGDITPQQARELTQKYLAKWQPAPVPHSTYPYPEQPKQLTVAIVNRPTAVQSNIAFANPIELKPGDMRNFPAMIMNEILGGGSNSRLFMDLRETHGYTYGAYSSLSNDPYVGIFQASTAVRTEVTDSAISRLLADLQDMRTKPVTEDELTRFRNALSGRFARSLENPSTIAQFAINIERFHMPRDYYQHYLQYLAQVNAEQVQKAAEQFIQPDHAYVVVVGNAKQFADKLKAIGKLEYYSIYADPVTPDTAAQTPQGISATDVINHYLTAIGGKEKLQQVKSFSQVAEGEIQGQQVRLTEWHLQDQHYMQEISLPSSGMVITKVTMNKDSIRMQQMGQQVALTPQMKQQIQQNAKWCPELTLLNQADKLSLTTTTDENGKQVYAIQYTQPNETITYQYDPQTGLKLHEIHQVQLNGRTLTSVYDFSDYRQVNGLQLPYEISTSMGPQRVTFHVTQIQINEGLKESDFQ, encoded by the coding sequence ATGCAAAAGGTTTTTGTTTTATTCCTGTTCATCCTGTTTGATGTCATAAATGCCTTCGCGCAGGTTGACCGAAGTCATGCACCGACTCCAGGACCTGCACCGGAAATCCATATAGGTACGCCCGATACATTTACCCTGGACAATGGATTGAAAGTATTTGTGGTGGAAAATCATAAACTGCCCCGGGTTACGGCTACGCTGATCCTGGATCATCCACCGGTTCGGGAAGGAGAAAAAGCAGGTTATGTATCTATGGCCGGCCAGATGCTGCGCAGGGGCACTCTGGATATGAACAAACAACAATTGGATGATACCATCGATTTTCTGGGTGGTAATATCAGTACATCCAGCAGCAGCGCCACAGCTTTTTCACTGAGTAAAAATTTCCCTGCCATGTTTGCCATATTTTCAGACATTGTGTTGCATCCTTCCTTTGATACAACAGAACTGGAAAAACTCAGGAAACAAACGCTTTCATCCTTGGCACAACAAAAGGATAATCCCAATTCCATTCTTTCCAATGTTACAGCTGCACTGACTTACGGCAAACAACATCCTTATGGTGAAATTGAAACCGAACAAACCGTCAGCCGAATCAGCCGCGAAGATCTGGTGCATTATTATCAAACCTACTGGCGGCCCAATACAGGTTATCTGGCATTTGTAGGTGATATTACTCCCCAGCAGGCGCGCGAACTCACGCAAAAATATCTGGCTAAATGGCAACCCGCGCCGGTGCCCCATTCCACCTATCCATACCCTGAGCAACCAAAACAGTTGACTGTGGCCATTGTGAACCGACCGACTGCCGTACAAAGCAATATCGCCTTTGCTAATCCCATTGAACTGAAACCTGGCGACATGCGCAATTTTCCCGCGATGATCATGAATGAAATTCTGGGTGGAGGATCGAACAGCCGGCTTTTCATGGATCTCAGGGAAACTCATGGCTATACATACGGTGCCTATTCATCGCTCAGCAATGATCCTTATGTAGGTATATTCCAAGCCAGCACAGCTGTGCGTACAGAAGTTACCGATAGCGCTATCAGCAGGCTGCTGGCCGATTTGCAAGATATGCGAACCAAGCCTGTAACAGAAGATGAATTGACCCGATTCAGAAATGCACTTTCCGGCAGATTTGCGCGCTCATTGGAAAATCCATCTACCATTGCACAATTTGCCATCAATATTGAGCGATTCCACATGCCGCGTGACTATTACCAGCATTATCTGCAATATCTCGCACAGGTAAATGCAGAACAGGTACAAAAAGCTGCTGAACAATTCATTCAGCCCGATCATGCCTATGTGGTTGTGGTAGGAAATGCAAAGCAGTTTGCTGATAAATTGAAGGCTATCGGTAAACTGGAATATTACTCCATTTACGCTGATCCGGTTACGCCAGATACAGCTGCACAGACACCACAGGGAATATCTGCAACCGATGTCATCAATCATTATCTCACAGCTATCGGTGGAAAAGAAAAACTGCAACAGGTAAAATCATTTAGCCAAGTTGCAGAAGGAGAAATACAGGGTCAACAGGTGCGCCTCACGGAATGGCACTTGCAGGATCAGCATTATATGCAGGAAATTTCTTTGCCATCATCAGGTATGGTGATTACAAAGGTAACAATGAACAAAGATAGCATCCGCATGCAGCAAATGGGACAACAAGTTGCACTTACACCTCAAATGAAACAACAAATCCAACAAAATGCAAAATGGTGTCCTGAACTGACATTGTTAAATCAGGCTGACAAGCTGAGTCTGACCACCACTACAGATGAAAACGGTAAACAGGTATATGCGATACAATACACACAACCCAATGAAACAATCACCTATCAATATGATCCTCAAACTGGTTTAAAACTTCATGAAATTCATCAGGTGCAGCTTAATGGCAGAACCCTGACTTCAGTTTATGATTTTAGTGATTACCGTCAAGTAAATGGTTTGCAACTGCCTTATGAAATTTCCACCAGCATGGGACCTCAGCGTGTTACCTTCCACGTTACGCAAATACAGATCAATGAAGGATTAAAAGAAAGCGATTTTCAGTAA
- a CDS encoding TonB-dependent receptor, producing MISFAGFAQSAYTLSGYVRDSLSGELLIGADIHVQSAAGSVFNVSTNHYGFYSIHLPAGTYKLYVIDPGYQIDSCLIMLEKDQSLDILMKPLHYTTQEITIVAQAHDQIKSTEVSRIRLPIQEVKSLPVIAGEVDVLKTLEMLPGVQASEGNTGLYVRGGNADQNLILLDDAPVYNTGHLFGFFSIFNADAIKNVTLIKGGIPANYGGRLSSVIDISMKDGNNQQMHGEGGIGLIASRFSIEGPIRKNKSSYMLAARRTYVDMLVKPFVSKSSSFYGSGYYFYDLNAKVNEQFSDRDKLYASAYLGRDVFHFRSSGNTFQAHIPWGNTTATVRWNHVFNARMFANTSLIYNDYRFSFGATQNNFTVGLNSGIHDWNLKTDVDNYLNPHHHLQFGYDYIFHTFQPSTASGRSDTASFHPANPMKKYAHEAAVYLLDDMQAGERWGFNLGMRYSLFQQVGPYVLVQPDGSGHDDSIFYRRLQPVKTYMQLEPRLIARFTLNTQTSLKASVTRTAQYIHLVSNSGTTLPTDLWVPSTYRVKPQTAWEYTIGYFTQLHDQMWEASLEIYERQMYHQIEFAEGYTPSLDDPENSFVFGKGWSYGSELFIHKQKGKLTGWLSYTLSWTWRKFPDLNNGQKYPARFDRRHDLNLVATYRFNDRWNFSADFVFATGNAVTIPNQFYFIEGTLTQSYTEINGYRMQPYNRLDIAAVYTPRPKHHRFHHSWMFSIYNVYSRLNPYFIYFDQSGGLLQGNLQIQAKKVALFPIIPSVTWNFSF from the coding sequence ATGATTTCATTTGCTGGTTTTGCCCAGTCGGCCTATACTCTCAGTGGATATGTACGCGATAGCCTGAGCGGTGAATTGCTGATAGGTGCAGATATTCATGTACAATCAGCTGCCGGCAGTGTTTTTAATGTCAGCACCAATCATTATGGCTTTTATTCTATCCATCTGCCTGCAGGTACTTACAAGCTATACGTGATAGATCCGGGTTATCAGATTGATTCATGTTTGATTATGCTTGAAAAAGATCAGTCTCTTGATATCTTAATGAAACCCTTGCATTACACCACGCAGGAAATAACCATTGTTGCGCAGGCACATGATCAGATCAAAAGTACGGAGGTAAGCCGCATTCGTTTACCCATTCAAGAAGTAAAATCATTACCTGTCATTGCAGGTGAAGTGGATGTGTTAAAGACGCTGGAGATGCTTCCAGGTGTACAGGCATCGGAAGGTAATACCGGTCTGTATGTACGGGGCGGAAATGCCGATCAGAACTTGATTTTGCTGGATGATGCGCCGGTTTACAATACTGGTCATTTGTTCGGATTTTTTTCCATTTTCAATGCCGATGCGATTAAAAATGTAACGCTGATTAAAGGTGGTATTCCTGCCAATTATGGAGGAAGGCTTTCTTCGGTGATTGATATTTCCATGAAAGATGGTAATAATCAGCAAATGCATGGTGAAGGTGGAATTGGGCTCATTGCTTCCCGGTTTTCAATAGAAGGGCCTATCCGGAAAAACAAATCGTCATATATGCTTGCAGCACGGCGCACGTATGTGGATATGCTGGTGAAACCTTTTGTAAGTAAATCCAGTTCATTTTACGGATCTGGATATTATTTTTATGATCTGAATGCAAAAGTCAATGAGCAGTTCTCTGATCGCGACAAGTTGTATGCAAGTGCTTATCTGGGAAGAGATGTGTTTCATTTTCGCAGCAGTGGGAATACTTTTCAGGCGCATATTCCGTGGGGCAATACCACCGCGACTGTCCGATGGAATCATGTATTCAATGCACGGATGTTTGCCAATACATCTCTGATATACAACGATTATCGGTTTAGCTTTGGTGCCACGCAAAATAATTTCACGGTTGGATTGAATTCTGGTATTCACGACTGGAATCTGAAGACCGATGTAGATAATTACCTGAATCCTCATCATCATCTGCAATTCGGATATGATTACATTTTTCATACCTTTCAGCCTTCCACAGCTTCCGGACGTTCCGATACTGCCAGTTTTCACCCTGCCAATCCAATGAAAAAATATGCACATGAAGCAGCTGTATATCTACTGGATGATATGCAGGCCGGTGAAAGATGGGGCTTCAATCTGGGCATGCGCTACAGCCTGTTTCAACAGGTGGGACCTTATGTGCTTGTACAACCTGATGGCAGCGGACATGATGATTCCATTTTCTATCGCAGGCTTCAGCCTGTAAAAACTTATATGCAGCTGGAGCCTCGGCTGATTGCACGATTTACGTTAAATACACAGACTTCCCTGAAAGCTTCTGTTACCCGCACGGCACAATACATTCATCTGGTATCGAATTCCGGAACCACGCTTCCAACAGATCTCTGGGTGCCTAGTACTTATCGCGTAAAGCCACAGACTGCATGGGAATATACGATAGGTTATTTTACCCAGCTGCATGACCAGATGTGGGAAGCCTCATTGGAAATATATGAACGGCAAATGTATCATCAGATTGAATTTGCAGAAGGATATACACCTTCGCTTGATGATCCGGAAAACAGTTTTGTGTTTGGCAAAGGATGGAGTTATGGCAGTGAATTGTTTATTCACAAACAAAAAGGAAAACTTACGGGATGGCTTTCCTATACGCTTTCCTGGACCTGGAGAAAATTTCCGGATCTGAATAACGGGCAAAAATATCCGGCACGTTTTGACAGGCGGCATGATTTGAATCTTGTAGCCACTTATCGTTTCAATGATCGCTGGAATTTTTCAGCTGATTTTGTTTTTGCTACCGGCAATGCTGTAACTATTCCCAATCAGTTTTATTTCATTGAAGGTACCCTGACGCAATCCTATACCGAAATCAATGGTTATCGCATGCAACCCTACAACCGGCTTGATATAGCTGCTGTTTATACGCCCAGGCCCAAACATCACCGCTTTCATCACAGCTGGATGTTTTCCATATACAATGTGTACAGCCGGCTGAATCCGTATTTCATTTATTTCGATCAATCCGGAGGATTGCTGCAGGGCAACCTGCAGATACAGGCCAAAAAAGTTGCTTTATTCCCGATTATTCCAAGCGTAACTTGGAATTTCAGCTTTTGA